GAAACGCGCCGTGCCGCGCACCGAACCGATGCGGCAAATCTTGTGGCCGATTACAGCGCACTGCTCGGGTCCGCCAGATTTATGGGGTTCGCCGTTGGTAACGGCCTCGCAACGTTTTCGATCTATGCGTTTCTGTCGGCAGCACCGTTCATTCTTGTCAACGAATTACATCTTCCGTTGCATCTGGTCGGGATTTACATGGGGCTCATGATCGCCGGGATGGCGATCGGCAACGTCATCACAGTCAAGCTGGCAAAACGCGTATGCCCCGTGTCCTTGATGCGCGTGGGTTGCACAATCAGTTTTGTCTGTGCCTTCACGCTCCTTTGTATCCTGCTGCTTGGCCGGCTCGATGTGCGGACTGTGGTTTGCGGCATCGTCCTCTTCACCTGCGGCTCTGGCATGGTGAATCCCGTCGCGCTCGCGAATGCGCTGAGCGTCAATGACCGGTTGATTGGCTCAGCAGCAGGATTGTGCGGCTGCATCCAATATGCGGTGGGTGCGGTGTGTACTACTGTCGCAGCACTTGGCCCGAGCCCCGCGTTTTCAGCGCTGTTGGTCCTCGTCATCGCGACGGCGACTGCGCAATTTGCCTTTTTCCTCGCACTCGCAAAACGGCCTGCTCGATAGCAGGAACGACGGTTCGTACCTGAAAGCCCAGAGCGACGGCAATGCCGGTTAGCGATTCACCCCGCGCGCACATCATGTCGCTGCGCCAAGATACGCCTCCTGTATGACGCTGCTGTCCCGCAGTTCCGTGGCGGTGCCGCACAGTGCACAGCGGCCGGATTCGATCACATATCCACGCTGGGCCACTTGCAACGCTATGCTTGCATTCTGCTCGACCAGCAGAATTGTCATGCCGGCAGATCGCAGCTCCTCGATAGTACGGAAGATCGCAGCCACGATGAGCGGGGCTACGCCGAACGACGGCTCATCCAGAATCAGCATGCTAGGGCGGCTCATCAACGCACGTGCAATCACGAGTTGCTTCTGCTCGCCACCGCTCAGCGTGGTCGCCGTCTGTGAGCGGCGAGCACCAAGCACGGGAAACTGGTCCATCAGTTGCCGCATATGGTCGCGCACATCGGAATCGCGGCGTCTGACATACGCCCCGAGCAGCAGGTTCTCCTCGACCGTCAACGACGGCAGGAGCCCACGCCCCTCGGGCACGAGCGCAATCCCCGCTTCCACGCGCTCATGCGTGGGTGCCTTCGTGATATCGCGATGCGCGAAGACAATGCGCCCGGATCTCGGTCGAACCGCGCCGGCAATCGCCTTCATCAAGGTCGACTTTCCTGCGCCATTCGGTCCGATCAGGCAGACGGTCTCGCCGGCATGAACTTCTAAGCTGATTCCGTGAATGACGTCTGCGCGACCGTAGCCGCAATGGAGGTCATCCACCTCGAGAAGCGTCGTCATCGCGCACCCTCCTTCGGGCTGCCGAGATAGGCTTCGTGAACGAGCGGATCAGCCTGCACCTGCGCCGGGGTGCCGCTCGCAAGGAGCGATCCGAAATTCAGGACCCAGACATGCTCGGCAATGGACATCAGCAAGGTCATATCGTGTTCCACTATGACGAGGTGGCACCCGGTTTCCGCAACGATACGCAGCAGAAGGTCACCGAGACGCGCCTTCTCCACAGCATTCAGACCCGCAGCCGGCTCATCGAGCAGCAATACCGCCGGCTCAGAACTAAGGGCGCGTGCAATTTCGACCATTCGGCTTTCCCAGAGCGTGAGCTGCGAGGGACGACGCCTGCGCATGGCGACCGCGAGGCCTACACGATCAAGCGCTGCGTGTGCTCGCTCGCGGCTTTCGGCTGACTCCCACCATCCCGGCAACAGCTTGCCTCGCGTGCGTTCTTGCTGACCGCGCACGGACCGCGCAGCGAGCAAGACGTTCTGCTCGATATTGAGATGCTCGAAGAGCCGGACGCCCTGAAAAGTGCGCGAGAGCCCACGCCGGTATATATCGTCCTGGCGCAGGCCAGTGATGTCGTTTCCTTGCAGGAGGACGCGTCCATGGTTCGGGCGCACCACGCCTGTCAACGCGTTGAACAGTGTCGTCTTGCCGGCCCCGTTCGGCCCGATGATGGCGTCGATGCCGCGATCGGCAGGAATGTCGATCGAGACGTTAGACAATGCTTTCACGCCGCCGAATGCGACGCTAACCTTATCGATCGACAGCAAGGAGCGGCTAGCCATGCAAGTCACCGACGTATCGAGCGGAATGGATGGCGTCAATGCAGAAGTCGTCATCGGGGTTCCCCTCTCGTGTGAAGCCGCCTGTATATCCCTGATGCAACTCGTTCGACAACAGACGAGAGTGACGCGATCGCGCCGTGCGTCAGCAACCCTCCTGGACGTATGATCAGCAACAACAGCGTCGCGCCGGCTGTGAAAAGCAGTCGGAATTGACCGAGTTCGCGAAGGAGTTCCGGTATCGCGGCGAGCAACAGCGTACCGGCCAGTGCACCCCAGAAACGATCAAGACCGCCAAAGACGATCGGCAACTGAATCGCTATCAGCAACGCAAACCCGAAATCGTCCGGACGCATGAACAGCACGTAGTGCGCGTAAAGGCCGCCCGCGAGCCCGCCCAAGCCGCCACCCAGTGCGAAGACCGTGAGCTTGGTCGCAACGACCGGAATACCAAGCTGAGGCACGATGAATTCGTCATCCGCAATCGCCGTCTTCAGTCTTCCGAGCCGAGTCCGATCGAGCACGCAGAACCCTGCTACGATCAGGACGAGAATGCCGGCGGACTGTGCCAGCGTCGTGTTCGGTGGGATCTGCGCGAAGCCGAGCGTCGCACCGACCGCTTCTGTGTTGTTCAAAATGATGCGCAGTGACTCCGCGAAACTAAGACTGAAGACGGCGTAGGCAAATCCGCTCAGCCGGACGCGCGTCGCCAGCGAGTCGACGACGAGCGCGCCGACGGCGGCCATCCCCGCCCCGCCCGCCAGCGCAAGCTCGAACGTGACGTGGTAATCGCGAGTCAGGAGAGCGCTCGTATACGCACCGATCGACATATACCCGGCGATGCCAAGATCGAGCTGCTTCATCGAGAGCGGCAAGTAGTGGCCAAGCGCGGCAATGCACAGGATGCACTGGAGCGTGACGAAAGCCTCGAAGGCGGAAGCGGCCATATTAAACCCGTTGTGTCAGGCGTCGGCCGAACAACCCTTGTGGCCGCATCATGAGGATGGCGATCATCAAAACGTACGCGAAGAGGTCGCGATAAGACGTATCCAGGTAGCCCGCCGCGAACGCCTCGACGAAACCTAGCA
The DNA window shown above is from Paraburkholderia sp. BL10I2N1 and carries:
- a CDS encoding multidrug effflux MFS transporter, with product MSSECVDSIPRIAPPFWVLVLIALGGTMAMHMFVPALPDAAQSLHAQAGQMQMAISIYIIGLAVGQLIYGPLSDSFGRRPLLMIGLIVYVVGGLIIALAPNLSCLLFGRLVQALGSCAGVALGRAIVRDTSDGSSSVSQLALLNLMVVMSPGFAPMIGGFVAGAWGWRIMFALLSLTGAFTLAVAWKLLPETRRAAHRTDAANLVADYSALLGSARFMGFAVGNGLATFSIYAFLSAAPFILVNELHLPLHLVGIYMGLMIAGMAIGNVITVKLAKRVCPVSLMRVGCTISFVCAFTLLCILLLGRLDVRTVVCGIVLFTCGSGMVNPVALANALSVNDRLIGSAAGLCGCIQYAVGAVCTTVAALGPSPAFSALLVLVIATATAQFAFFLALAKRPAR
- a CDS encoding ABC transporter ATP-binding protein, with protein sequence MTTLLEVDDLHCGYGRADVIHGISLEVHAGETVCLIGPNGAGKSTLMKAIAGAVRPRSGRIVFAHRDITKAPTHERVEAGIALVPEGRGLLPSLTVEENLLLGAYVRRRDSDVRDHMRQLMDQFPVLGARRSQTATTLSGGEQKQLVIARALMSRPSMLILDEPSFGVAPLIVAAIFRTIEELRSAGMTILLVEQNASIALQVAQRGYVIESGRCALCGTATELRDSSVIQEAYLGAAT
- a CDS encoding ABC transporter ATP-binding protein; translation: MTTSALTPSIPLDTSVTCMASRSLLSIDKVSVAFGGVKALSNVSIDIPADRGIDAIIGPNGAGKTTLFNALTGVVRPNHGRVLLQGNDITGLRQDDIYRRGLSRTFQGVRLFEHLNIEQNVLLAARSVRGQQERTRGKLLPGWWESAESRERAHAALDRVGLAVAMRRRRPSQLTLWESRMVEIARALSSEPAVLLLDEPAAGLNAVEKARLGDLLLRIVAETGCHLVIVEHDMTLLMSIAEHVWVLNFGSLLASGTPAQVQADPLVHEAYLGSPKEGAR
- a CDS encoding branched-chain amino acid ABC transporter permease, translated to MAASAFEAFVTLQCILCIAALGHYLPLSMKQLDLGIAGYMSIGAYTSALLTRDYHVTFELALAGGAGMAAVGALVVDSLATRVRLSGFAYAVFSLSFAESLRIILNNTEAVGATLGFAQIPPNTTLAQSAGILVLIVAGFCVLDRTRLGRLKTAIADDEFIVPQLGIPVVATKLTVFALGGGLGGLAGGLYAHYVLFMRPDDFGFALLIAIQLPIVFGGLDRFWGALAGTLLLAAIPELLRELGQFRLLFTAGATLLLLIIRPGGLLTHGAIASLSSVVERVASGIYRRLHTRGEPR